A genomic stretch from Actinomycetota bacterium includes:
- a CDS encoding glycosyltransferase family 2 protein codes for MADELKSYPDISKISILIPSYNEEKHIKSVIEKCAVYGLDIIVVNDGSTDNTLSVLNQLKRKEDLKLIVLNHEINKGKGEALKTGFDFACKNNYFGVITIDADGQHSIDEIGNFITEVKNNDPDIIVGSRFTDTKGMPFIRLAVNFLTSWIISLIALKKIGDVQSGFRFIKHNVMEKVKLQTSNFDTEPELLIKASWHGFKITNIPIKTIYNLDEFKSHISPGKDTLKFFNLVFKSIAWRFRFRKNAD; via the coding sequence ATGGCAGATGAATTAAAAAGCTATCCTGATATATCAAAAATATCAATACTTATTCCTTCTTACAATGAAGAGAAACATATTAAATCCGTAATAGAGAAATGCGCAGTTTATGGTCTCGATATCATTGTAGTTAATGACGGTTCAACTGATAATACATTGTCTGTACTTAATCAGCTTAAACGGAAAGAAGATTTAAAACTGATAGTGCTGAACCATGAAATCAATAAGGGAAAGGGTGAAGCATTAAAAACAGGATTTGATTTTGCATGTAAAAATAATTATTTCGGCGTAATAACAATTGATGCAGACGGACAGCATAGCATAGACGAAATCGGGAATTTTATTACTGAAGTAAAAAACAATGATCCGGATATCATAGTTGGCAGCAGATTCACTGATACAAAAGGAATGCCGTTTATAAGACTTGCGGTTAATTTCCTGACATCCTGGATAATTTCTCTTATAGCATTAAAAAAGATAGGCGACGTTCAGTCAGGTTTCAGATTCATCAAACATAATGTAATGGAAAAAGTAAAACTTCAGACAAGCAATTTTGATACTGAGCCTGAGCTGCTGATAAAGGCAAGCTGGCACGGTTTTAAAATAACAAACATACCTATTAAAACAATCTACAATCTTGATGAGTTTAAAAGCCATATCAGTCCGGGTAAAGATACTTTAAAGTTTTTTAATCTTGTTTTCAAATCAATAGCATGGAGGTTCAGGTTTAGAAAGAACGCAGATTAA